The following nucleotide sequence is from Paeniglutamicibacter kerguelensis.
GGCCACCGTCTTCTTTGCGGTGTTCGGCTACGATGCCATGAGCACCGCCGCCGAGGAGGCCACGGACGGCAAGAAGCACATGCCCAAGGCCATCATCTACTCTCTGGTGGTTGCCATGGTACTCTACGTTGCCGCCACCCTGGTGCTGACCGGCATGCAGAATTACACGGCCATCGACCCCACCGCCGGGTTCGCTTCCGCCTTCACCGGTGTCGGGCTGCCCGTGGTGGCCAGCATCATTTCCGTGTTCGCCGTGGTGTCGATCCTGACGGTGATGCTCACGTTCCTGCTCGGCGTCAGCCGCGTCTGGTTCTCCATGAGCCGGGACGGCCTGCTGCCCAAGTGGTTCTCCAAGGTGGACCGCCGCGGCACGCCCAAGCGCGTGACGTGGATTGCCGGTCTCGGTGCGGCCTTCCTGGCCGGGGTCTTCCCCATCCGCCTGGTGGCGGACCTGACGAACATCGGCATCCTGGCCGCGTTCGTCGTGGTCTGCGTTGCGGTGATCGTGTTCCGGTACACCAAGCCGGAGGCCCCGCGCACGTTCCGGCTGCCCTTCATGCCCGTGGTCCCCGCGATCGGTGCGTTGTTCTCGTTGCTCCTGATCTGGCAGCTCTCCTGGGACACGCATCTGCGCTTCGTGGTATGGCTGGTGATCGGCTTGGTCATCTACTTCGTCTATGGCCGGAAGCACTCGCTGATGAACCCGGACAGCCCCAGGCACGCCGAACTCGAAGACACCCCGGACCCGCAGCCCGGCCCGAAATGACGCTCCGCAGGCCCTCGGTGGCTGGCTCCGGAAAGCCGGTCCGGCCACCGGGCGTACGGCGCCCATCGCGCTGCCATATATGGAAGACCGGCCGCAGGGTCGGCAGGAATCCGATCCTGCCGACCCTGCGGCACTGTTATCCACAATCCGCCCGATGCCTTCCCGGCAGGTCCCGTGGGCTGTGAAGCTGTATGCATGCAAAGCACACCCACTCGCGCAGGCATCGCCGGGCCAGGGCAGTCCCCTGCCGCTACGGACACGATCGATCCCACGGCAATACCACGCACCACCGGCCCGTCGCCCCAGCCCGGTCCCTTGGGCCCGCACGTTTCCTTGGTGGACGAACCATTCACGCTCAACGAGCTCCAGGCCATGCGGTTGCACGGCGTGCTCCGCGAGGTTCTGCCGGGCGCCTATGTTTCAACGGTCGTCTCCGACACGTCCTCGAGCCGCGCCCAGGTTGCGGCGGTTGTGGCGGCCGAACACCTGGGGCAGCAGAGCGCCCTGTGCCGCCGCACCGCGGCGTGGGTATACGGTTGCGCACCGATGCCGGGGGAATTGGAGGTCGTCGTCCCGCGCTACCACCGGCCCTGCCCGCCGACGGCGCGGATGATGCTGCGCATGAGCGAGGGACTCATCGACGAGGAACAGATCTGCACGCTTGGCGGGGTCAACGTCACCTCGCCGCTGCGCACCGCCATGGATGTCGCCTTCAACAGCGAGCTGGAGCAGGCTTTTGCCATCCTGCGCCGCATCCACGGTTCGGCGCGGCTTCGCTGCGGCTATCCCAAGATGCTCGAGCAGGTCGAATCCTCGGTGCGCCGCCCCGGACGCCTCCGGGCCCTGGCCATCATCCGGCGGCTCATGGAAGAACCACCGGACGGGCCGCGGACAGGCGTGGATCCGGCGGGCTAGGAACGCCTGTGCCCGCCGGTGGTGCGGTAGACGTCGTAGACGCCGTCGATGCGCCGCACGGCGTTCAGCACGTGGTTCAGGTACTTCGGGTCGCCCATCTCAAAGGCGAAGCGGGAGAACGCCACCCTGTCGCGCGAGGTGTTCACGCTAGCTGCCAGGATGTTCACGTGGTTGTCCGAGAGCACCTTGGTCACGTCCGAGAGCAGCGACTTGCGGTCAAGCGCCTCCACCTGGATTTCGACAAGGAACACGCTAGACTTGGTGGGCGCCCACTGCACCTGGACCAGACGGTCCGGCTGCAGTTCCAGCTGCTTGAGGTTCACGCAGTCGAGACGGTGCACCGAGACTCCCGCGCCGCGCGTGACGAATCCGCGGATCGGGTCCGGCGGCACCGGGGTGCAGCAACGCGCCAGCTTGGCCAGCACCTCTCCGGCACCCTGGACCACCACGCCGGCATCGGAATTCGCCAGGCGCCCCGGCACCGCGTAGATCGGGGTTTCCTCGAGCGCGGCCTCTACCGTGGTGCTGTCGCCACCGACCATGGCCGTGAGGTGCTCGATGACGTTCTGTGCCGAGACGTGTCCGTCCCCGACGGCCGCATAGAGCGCGGCGATGTCGTGGTGGCGCAATTCCTGGGCGACGGCGCTGAGCACGTC
It contains:
- a CDS encoding amino acid permease, with the translated sequence MSTQPNKQSVWRRKPIAEMELESKKSGLQKSLGLWQLTAIGVGGIIGVGIFSLAGLVAHGDETHPGVGPAVLFSFLIAGLASAAAALSYAEFAGMIPRAGSAYTYGYVALGELIGWFIGWDLLLEYIAIVAVVAIGISGYINAFLGGFGVQLPDSISATADSGGVVNLPAILVCLLVTWILGRGTKAFGRFELVAVGIKILLILFIIGLGIFYIDTNNYDPFMPSGFGPVLTGAATVFFAVFGYDAMSTAAEEATDGKKHMPKAIIYSLVVAMVLYVAATLVLTGMQNYTAIDPTAGFASAFTGVGLPVVASIISVFAVVSILTVMLTFLLGVSRVWFSMSRDGLLPKWFSKVDRRGTPKRVTWIAGLGAAFLAGVFPIRLVADLTNIGILAAFVVVCVAVIVFRYTKPEAPRTFRLPFMPVVPAIGALFSLLLIWQLSWDTHLRFVVWLVIGLVIYFVYGRKHSLMNPDSPRHAELEDTPDPQPGPK
- a CDS encoding type IV toxin-antitoxin system AbiEi family antitoxin — encoded protein: MQSTPTRAGIAGPGQSPAATDTIDPTAIPRTTGPSPQPGPLGPHVSLVDEPFTLNELQAMRLHGVLREVLPGAYVSTVVSDTSSSRAQVAAVVAAEHLGQQSALCRRTAAWVYGCAPMPGELEVVVPRYHRPCPPTARMMLRMSEGLIDEEQICTLGGVNVTSPLRTAMDVAFNSELEQAFAILRRIHGSARLRCGYPKMLEQVESSVRRPGRLRALAIIRRLMEEPPDGPRTGVDPAG